In Deinococcus reticulitermitis, a single window of DNA contains:
- a CDS encoding helix-turn-helix domain-containing protein, with product MTQIQTSARTFVDTVTYRPGAVILYPGKSDMLYRVASGLVRVHTMDDDGNGLTLRYVKPGEYFGEEALAGANRAYFAEAVTDSAIDVINPALMTAEDNLVVTTHLVRTLERAYESIYRLVGKRLRARIAGELLELRDTALATRLESGETMIYATHDELAAAVGSVRETVTKVVGELSREGIISAGYGKITLKDQQALANIAAA from the coding sequence ATGACCCAGATTCAGACCAGTGCCCGGACCTTTGTGGATACCGTGACCTACCGCCCCGGCGCCGTGATCCTCTATCCCGGCAAGAGCGACATGCTCTACCGCGTCGCCTCCGGCCTCGTGCGCGTGCATACGATGGATGACGACGGTAACGGGCTGACCCTGCGCTACGTCAAGCCCGGTGAGTACTTCGGCGAGGAGGCCCTCGCGGGCGCGAACCGCGCCTACTTCGCCGAGGCCGTGACCGACAGCGCCATCGACGTGATCAACCCCGCCCTGATGACCGCCGAGGACAACCTCGTGGTGACCACGCACCTCGTACGGACGCTCGAGCGCGCCTACGAGAGCATCTACCGGCTTGTCGGCAAGCGGCTGCGCGCGCGGATTGCCGGGGAGCTGCTCGAACTGCGCGACACCGCCCTCGCCACCCGGCTGGAAAGCGGCGAGACGATGATTTACGCGACGCACGATGAACTCGCTGCGGCTGTGGGTAGTGTGCGCGAGACGGTGACCAAGGTCGTGGGCGAGCTTAGCCGCGAAGGCATCATCAGCGCTGGCTACGGCAAGATCACCCTCAAGGACCAGCAGGCCCTCGCGAACATCGCGGCGGCGTGA
- a CDS encoding PQQ-binding-like beta-propeller repeat protein → MTLFTRLLTLVLLASSPALAQTSATVSAPAPQGPSTAAPAPKVSWRKDLKVISAVSVLPGGDLVFLGSDSRLRRVSPAGQERWAFALGDLGRAQPVVTAQGGVIAAAYDDTVYALDAAGKLLWKVKLDGDIFASPALRSDGSVIVATAGGTVTALSPAGTALWSYKVGAPVFSSPAIASDGTVYFGAQNNRMHALSADGQLKWSFAARSLVFSSPALDAQGNLYFGSSDRSIYSLSPAGELRWSRATGLFVNASPIVTGGGLVVVGSYDGRVYALSTAGQDAWVYEAGAPIAAPAAELSDGTLIVGDLKGTLHAVTAQGARLWTLAGGSKIDTGVAVSDAGTLYFNAEAGVLSAVERLRPLATGPWTTFRGSPLGWGRQLGAADLSAQAQARQAAAQAPNSQQPRASAVAVTRPPTPAPALAPAPAVPTPAASGPAAPAPTPSAAAPAPAPTPTRTPAQLAQEAAQGARVIGGAVYLPLTPTAGALGLKVGALKPRSAALTGTAASGASWNRALSVRTVEGQPYVPLAALGRLPGWERVSLVPDRGGIAFGEGTRQVAFPLRLPALLTFQLQPEFPALIVRRR, encoded by the coding sequence ATGACCCTCTTCACGCGCCTGTTGACCCTTGTTCTTCTCGCTTCTTCTCCAGCCCTCGCGCAGACATCGGCGACGGTCTCGGCGCCCGCGCCTCAGGGCCCATCTACCGCCGCGCCCGCTCCCAAGGTGAGCTGGCGCAAGGACCTCAAAGTTATTTCTGCCGTGAGCGTCCTGCCCGGCGGGGACCTTGTGTTTCTCGGCTCCGACAGCCGGCTGCGGCGGGTGAGTCCAGCCGGGCAGGAGCGCTGGGCCTTCGCCCTGGGCGACCTCGGACGCGCGCAGCCGGTCGTGACGGCCCAGGGCGGCGTGATCGCGGCGGCTTACGACGACACGGTGTATGCCCTGGACGCGGCCGGCAAACTGCTGTGGAAGGTGAAGCTCGACGGCGACATCTTTGCGAGCCCCGCCCTGCGCAGCGACGGCAGCGTGATCGTGGCGACGGCGGGCGGCACCGTCACCGCGCTGAGTCCGGCCGGCACGGCACTCTGGAGCTACAAGGTGGGCGCGCCGGTCTTCAGCTCGCCGGCCATCGCATCAGACGGCACGGTCTACTTCGGAGCCCAGAACAATCGGATGCACGCCCTGAGCGCGGACGGACAGCTCAAATGGAGCTTCGCCGCCCGCTCGCTGGTGTTCAGCTCGCCGGCCCTCGACGCGCAGGGCAACCTCTATTTCGGGTCGAGTGACCGCTCGATCTACAGCCTGAGCCCAGCAGGAGAACTGCGCTGGAGCCGCGCGACCGGCCTCTTCGTCAATGCCAGCCCCATTGTCACGGGCGGCGGCCTGGTGGTCGTGGGCAGCTACGACGGGCGGGTCTACGCCCTGAGCACCGCCGGCCAGGACGCCTGGGTCTACGAGGCTGGTGCCCCCATCGCCGCGCCTGCCGCCGAGCTCAGCGACGGCACCCTGATCGTCGGGGACCTCAAGGGCACCCTGCACGCGGTCACGGCGCAGGGCGCGCGGCTGTGGACGCTTGCGGGCGGCAGCAAGATCGACACCGGCGTGGCCGTGAGCGACGCCGGGACCCTGTATTTCAACGCCGAGGCCGGCGTGCTGAGCGCAGTCGAGCGCCTGCGCCCCCTGGCCACCGGACCGTGGACCACCTTTCGCGGCTCGCCGCTCGGCTGGGGCCGTCAGCTGGGCGCCGCCGACCTCAGCGCGCAGGCCCAGGCCCGGCAGGCGGCGGCCCAGGCCCCGAACAGCCAGCAGCCCAGGGCGAGCGCCGTGGCTGTGACCCGGCCCCCTACCCCTGCTCCGGCTCTGGCCCCCGCTCCAGCCGTGCCGACTCCAGCCGCGTCCGGCCCGGCAGCCCCGGCCCCCACCCCCTCCGCAGCGGCTCCAGCGCCGGCCCCCACCCCCACCCGGACCCCCGCGCAGCTCGCGCAGGAGGCGGCGCAGGGCGCGCGCGTGATCGGGGGAGCGGTGTACCTGCCGCTGACGCCCACCGCCGGCGCCCTCGGATTGAAGGTCGGTGCCCTCAAGCCGCGCAGCGCCGCTCTCACCGGAACCGCGGCCTCGGGAGCAAGCTGGAACCGCGCGCTCAGCGTCAGGACCGTGGAGGGGCAGCCTTATGTGCCGCTCGCCGCGCTGGGACGCCTGCCGGGCTGGGAGCGGGTGAGCCTCGTTCCCGACCGGGGCGGCATCGCCTTCGGCGAGGGGACGCGGCAGGTGGCGTTTCCGCTGCGGCTGCCCGCCCTTCTAACGTTCCAGCTTCAGCCGGAGTTTCCGGCGCTGATCGTCCGGCGGCGCTGA
- a CDS encoding septum site-determining protein MinC has protein sequence MKLRGTLGGLNLLLEPGDTGEGIRRSLQTSLPMLATHVTFEVQGDTHAEALETAMTVVREAGGTLGRVRAPRVTVNMPPATADLPASAQTVIVPHSVRAGFRGEYRGSVVVLGDVNPGAELIAGGDVIVAGALRGVVHAGYGGTDPDAIVWARPIASAQIRIGHALARAPEGSSNMRRTDRTERAERAYLQDGMIVIDVQ, from the coding sequence ATGAAGCTCCGAGGCACACTGGGGGGCCTGAACCTCCTGCTCGAACCCGGCGACACCGGGGAAGGCATTCGCCGTTCCCTTCAAACTTCCCTCCCCATGCTCGCCACCCACGTCACCTTCGAGGTGCAGGGCGACACCCACGCTGAAGCCCTCGAAACCGCGATGACGGTCGTGCGCGAAGCCGGCGGAACGCTGGGCCGCGTGCGTGCGCCGCGCGTGACGGTCAACATGCCGCCTGCGACCGCCGACCTGCCCGCGAGCGCCCAGACCGTGATCGTGCCGCACAGCGTGCGCGCGGGGTTTCGGGGCGAATACCGGGGCAGCGTGGTCGTGCTCGGCGACGTGAACCCGGGCGCCGAGCTGATCGCCGGGGGCGACGTGATTGTGGCCGGAGCGCTGCGCGGCGTCGTCCACGCGGGCTACGGCGGCACCGACCCCGACGCCATCGTCTGGGCGAGGCCAATTGCCAGTGCTCAGATCCGGATCGGGCATGCGCTCGCCCGCGCTCCGGAAGGCAGCTCCAACATGCGCCGTACCGACCGCACCGAGCGGGCCGAGCGCGCCTACCTGCAAGACGGCATGATCGTGATCGACGTGCAGTAG
- a CDS encoding S1 RNA-binding domain-containing protein has protein sequence MVQLDSGAVAEGRVTRVTDFGAFVQFENGETGLVHISQIAHSFVRNIHDHVREGENVEVKVLGRDERGRLDLSIKELLEEPEEIPRPRAIGRQSPQFEAKLRSFMRDAKERGPGSGGGGKKPAGKRKK, from the coding sequence TTGGTGCAGCTTGATTCTGGCGCCGTCGCGGAGGGCCGCGTCACCCGCGTCACCGATTTCGGCGCGTTCGTTCAGTTCGAAAACGGAGAGACGGGCCTGGTTCACATCTCGCAGATCGCGCATTCGTTCGTGCGCAACATTCACGACCACGTGCGTGAGGGCGAGAACGTGGAGGTCAAGGTGCTCGGGCGCGACGAACGCGGACGCCTTGATCTCTCCATCAAGGAACTGCTCGAGGAGCCCGAGGAGATCCCGCGTCCCCGCGCTATCGGGCGCCAGAGCCCACAGTTCGAGGCCAAGCTGCGCTCGTTTATGCGCGACGCCAAGGAGCGTGGTCCCGGCAGCGGTGGGGGCGGCAAGAAGCCCGCAGGCAAGCGCAAGAAATAA
- a CDS encoding S1C family serine protease, which yields MKRSLSILALSGTLALGAFVGVQANEQLAARSGVQTVTQPTAAQSTPSGTLQTTALQAAPTRTYDAGRARTESEANTVQVVKDRQDGLVYISVTEGDRSSAEAQLRQRLQDQFGFGLPDGSGGRPQTGTGSGFFVNAQGDIVTNNHVVEGASEITIRLHGSRQTYQARVVARAPDYDLALLRAVGVPSGSIRPLPLGDSDQLDVGLKAIAMGAPFDLDFSVSEGIISSLERQVPVGTRGVAQPVIQTDAAINPGNSGGPLLSSAGEVIGVNTQILTGGIGQSAGVGFAIPINTVKRLLPQLQAGKGASSLVQPPSLGVQFTDLGGLSETQRRQAGLPQSGALIQQVYPGSPAAAAGLKGGSNQALTVEGVRGANVISTDGDIVTAVNGQALEDAGDLQEAVVNARVGERLRLTVKRGGQQRQVEVTLGAYALPQNEQ from the coding sequence ATGAAGCGCTCCCTTTCCATTCTCGCCCTGAGTGGCACCCTCGCCCTCGGCGCGTTTGTCGGTGTCCAGGCGAACGAACAGCTCGCCGCTCGTAGTGGGGTCCAGACCGTCACCCAGCCCACCGCAGCCCAGAGTACGCCTTCAGGAACCCTCCAAACGACGGCGCTGCAAGCGGCCCCGACCCGCACCTACGACGCCGGGCGCGCACGCACCGAGTCCGAGGCGAACACCGTGCAGGTCGTCAAGGACCGCCAGGACGGGCTGGTGTACATCAGCGTGACCGAGGGCGACCGCAGCAGTGCCGAGGCGCAATTGCGCCAGCGTCTGCAAGATCAGTTCGGCTTCGGCCTGCCCGACGGCAGCGGTGGCCGGCCCCAGACCGGCACAGGCAGCGGCTTTTTCGTGAACGCGCAGGGCGACATCGTGACCAACAACCATGTCGTGGAGGGGGCCAGCGAGATCACCATCCGCCTGCACGGCAGCCGCCAGACCTATCAGGCCCGGGTGGTCGCCCGCGCCCCCGACTACGATCTCGCGCTGCTCCGCGCGGTGGGGGTGCCGTCGGGAAGCATCCGGCCGCTGCCGCTCGGAGACTCCGACCAGCTCGACGTGGGGCTCAAGGCGATCGCGATGGGTGCGCCCTTCGACCTCGATTTCAGCGTGTCTGAGGGCATCATCTCCAGCTTGGAGCGGCAGGTGCCGGTAGGCACGCGCGGAGTGGCGCAGCCGGTGATCCAGACCGACGCCGCGATCAACCCCGGCAATTCGGGCGGGCCGCTGCTGAGCAGCGCGGGCGAGGTGATTGGCGTCAACACCCAGATTCTGACTGGCGGCATCGGCCAGAGCGCGGGGGTGGGGTTCGCGATCCCGATCAATACCGTCAAGCGCCTGCTGCCGCAGCTCCAGGCCGGCAAGGGAGCCAGCAGCCTGGTGCAGCCGCCGAGTCTCGGGGTGCAGTTCACCGACCTCGGGGGCCTGAGTGAGACGCAGCGGCGTCAGGCCGGCTTGCCCCAGAGCGGCGCCCTGATTCAACAGGTCTATCCCGGCAGCCCGGCGGCGGCGGCGGGCCTGAAGGGGGGCAGCAACCAGGCCCTGACGGTAGAAGGGGTGCGCGGCGCCAACGTGATCTCCACCGACGGAGACATCGTGACGGCGGTGAACGGTCAGGCGCTCGAGGATGCGGGCGACCTGCAAGAAGCGGTTGTCAATGCCCGGGTGGGCGAGCGCCTGCGCCTGACGGTGAAGCGCGGTGGGCAGCAGCGTCAGGTCGAGGTCACGCTCGGCGCCTATGCCCTCCCGCAGAACGAGCAGTGA
- the lysA gene encoding diaminopimelate decarboxylase has product MPIPRHALTEAAARLGTPLYVYDAAELDAAAARVQAAFAGAQVFYAVKANPNLHLLRRFAAAGLGFECVSLGELARAQAAGVPVGGVILNGPAKTDAEYAAAARLGATIVVDREEEAALLPPGSRVLVRVNPGAAVSTHDHLATGAARSKFGVTPEQVLPLMERLRDEGHDVLGLHVHIGSAVEREGDFADAFARVLALRPQTGKLGVLNVGGGWLPGADLGTIAAQARQAAAAFGAELWVEPGRYLVASAGWLLTRVVGTKRTGRNFCLVDAGMTEFLRPMLYGASHPLYPLWDALASDVWDVAGPACESGDMIARGVTLPTPQRGHLLLIGEAGAYGASMSSTYLSRPRPAEALWTGSEWQPIRRRESVESLWTLEMADSESGD; this is encoded by the coding sequence ATGCCCATTCCCCGTCACGCGCTCACCGAGGCCGCCGCCCGGTTGGGGACACCGCTGTATGTCTACGACGCTGCCGAGCTCGATGCTGCCGCCGCGCGGGTGCAGGCCGCCTTCGCCGGGGCGCAGGTGTTCTATGCGGTCAAGGCCAACCCCAACCTGCACCTCCTGCGGCGTTTTGCGGCGGCGGGGCTGGGCTTCGAGTGCGTGAGCCTCGGTGAACTCGCCCGCGCGCAGGCAGCGGGGGTGCCGGTGGGCGGCGTGATCCTCAACGGCCCGGCCAAGACCGACGCCGAATATGCGGCGGCGGCGCGCCTGGGCGCCACCATCGTCGTCGACCGCGAGGAGGAAGCCGCCCTGCTGCCGCCCGGCTCGCGGGTGCTCGTGCGGGTCAATCCGGGCGCGGCGGTGAGCACCCACGATCACCTCGCCACCGGCGCGGCGCGCAGCAAGTTCGGTGTCACCCCCGAGCAGGTCCTGCCCCTGATGGAACGGCTGCGCGACGAGGGCCACGACGTGCTGGGTCTCCATGTCCACATCGGCAGCGCGGTGGAGCGGGAGGGCGACTTTGCCGACGCCTTCGCCCGGGTGCTCGCCTTGCGCCCGCAGACCGGCAAGCTCGGGGTGCTGAACGTGGGGGGCGGCTGGCTGCCGGGAGCGGACCTGGGGACCATCGCGGCGCAGGCGCGGCAGGCGGCGGCGGCATTCGGGGCCGAGCTGTGGGTCGAGCCGGGGCGCTACCTGGTGGCGAGCGCGGGCTGGCTGCTGACCCGGGTGGTCGGGACCAAGCGCACCGGGAGGAACTTCTGCCTGGTGGATGCCGGCATGACCGAATTTCTGCGCCCGATGCTCTACGGCGCCTCGCACCCGCTCTATCCGCTCTGGGACGCGCTGGCAAGCGACGTGTGGGACGTGGCGGGTCCGGCCTGCGAGAGCGGCGACATGATCGCGCGCGGTGTAACCCTGCCGACCCCGCAGCGCGGGCACCTCCTGCTGATCGGTGAGGCCGGGGCCTACGGCGCGAGCATGAGCAGCACCTACCTCTCGCGCCCCCGCCCCGCCGAGGCGCTGTGGACCGGGAGCGAGTGGCAGCCCATCCGACGCCGCGAAAGTGTGGAGTCCCTCTGGACGCTGGAAATGGCCGACAGCGAATCCGGGGACTAG
- the mnmA gene encoding tRNA 2-thiouridine(34) synthase MnmA has protein sequence MTAPNLTPAASESRPAPQGERVLCAMSGGVDSSVTAALLKDQGYQVIGAMMRFWPDDKRTDTFDSCCSPDAAYEARRVAEQVGVPFYLLDYREAFQRHIVGPFLDEYARGRTPNPCVNCNTKVKFDELVKKAKMLGCRYVATGHYVKRVENARGEVEFHRGDDPRKDQTYFLWGTPRDALPYILFPVGELEKPRVREIAAERGLLTAQKPESQNICFVPGKVQDFVAEHLPQAQGKIREIRGGEVVGEHLGTQFYTLGQKKGLGLYQTHRVRHVVHLDPATNTVWVGDYEDCLWTGLRAAGANYLLDLAELPRELEVQVRYRTAPVRATVVHADEHGFELRFAEPQFAVAPGQSAVLYAGPWLLGGGLIADHARTLPA, from the coding sequence ATGACGGCACCGAACCTGACCCCTGCTGCTTCTGAATCCCGCCCGGCTCCCCAGGGAGAGCGGGTGCTGTGCGCGATGTCGGGGGGCGTGGATTCCTCGGTCACAGCGGCGCTGCTCAAGGACCAGGGCTATCAGGTGATCGGCGCCATGATGCGCTTCTGGCCCGACGACAAGCGGACCGACACCTTCGACTCGTGCTGCTCGCCCGACGCCGCCTACGAGGCCCGCCGCGTCGCCGAGCAGGTGGGGGTGCCGTTTTACCTGCTCGACTACCGCGAAGCCTTTCAGCGCCACATCGTCGGGCCGTTTCTGGACGAGTACGCGCGGGGCCGCACGCCGAATCCCTGCGTGAACTGCAACACCAAGGTGAAGTTCGACGAGCTCGTGAAAAAGGCGAAGATGCTCGGCTGCCGCTATGTGGCGACCGGCCACTACGTCAAGCGGGTGGAGAACGCGCGCGGCGAGGTCGAGTTTCATCGGGGCGACGACCCCCGCAAGGACCAGACCTACTTCCTGTGGGGGACGCCGCGTGACGCGCTGCCGTACATCCTCTTTCCGGTCGGGGAGCTCGAAAAGCCGCGCGTGCGCGAAATCGCCGCCGAGCGCGGGCTGCTCACGGCGCAGAAGCCCGAGAGCCAGAACATCTGCTTCGTGCCAGGCAAGGTGCAGGATTTCGTCGCCGAGCATCTGCCACAGGCCCAGGGCAAAATCCGCGAAATCAGAGGCGGAGAAGTCGTCGGGGAGCACCTCGGCACGCAGTTCTACACCCTCGGGCAGAAAAAGGGCCTGGGGCTCTACCAGACGCACCGGGTGCGGCACGTCGTGCACCTCGACCCCGCGACGAACACCGTCTGGGTGGGCGACTACGAGGACTGCCTGTGGACCGGGCTGCGGGCTGCGGGCGCCAACTACCTGCTCGACCTCGCCGAGTTGCCGCGCGAGCTCGAAGTGCAGGTGCGCTACCGCACGGCGCCGGTGCGGGCCACGGTGGTCCACGCCGACGAGCACGGCTTCGAGCTGCGCTTCGCCGAACCGCAATTCGCCGTCGCCCCCGGTCAGAGCGCCGTGCTGTACGCCGGCCCCTGGCTCCTCGGCGGCGGGTTGATCGCCGACCACGCCCGCACGCTGCCGGCCTGA
- a CDS encoding tryptophan-rich sensory protein — MTGLPRQITLLAATVFTLVMNYLSNALPLFGNSNADVSDRLPNAFTPAGLTFAVWGPIFLGLAVFAVYQALPAQRGPRLDRLFWPFFLSNLFNVSWLLAFQSLNIGLSVLIMLALLASLVWLYLSVRALPPQGAERWTLQLPVSLYLGWVSVATIANITAFLVSAGFTQSFLGIAAPVWSALLLVVAAAIGVFFLWRFRDYAFAAVLLWAFYGVYLARPEVGTVVLGVALAAGLVLLGGLGALRRPRAAL; from the coding sequence ATGACCGGACTCCCCCGCCAGATCACGCTGCTCGCCGCGACGGTGTTTACGCTGGTGATGAACTATCTCAGCAACGCGCTGCCGCTGTTCGGCAACTCGAACGCGGACGTGAGTGACCGCCTGCCCAACGCCTTCACGCCCGCCGGCCTGACCTTCGCGGTATGGGGACCGATCTTCCTGGGGCTGGCGGTGTTCGCCGTGTATCAGGCGCTTCCGGCGCAGCGCGGGCCACGGCTCGACCGGCTGTTCTGGCCTTTTTTCCTGAGCAACCTCTTCAACGTGTCGTGGTTGCTCGCCTTCCAGAGCCTCAATATCGGCCTGAGTGTGCTCATCATGCTGGCGCTGCTCGCTTCCCTCGTCTGGCTCTACCTGAGCGTGCGCGCCTTGCCGCCGCAGGGCGCCGAGCGCTGGACCTTGCAGTTGCCGGTCAGCCTCTACCTCGGCTGGGTCAGCGTGGCGACCATCGCCAACATCACCGCCTTCCTCGTGAGCGCGGGCTTCACGCAGAGCTTTCTCGGCATCGCGGCCCCAGTCTGGTCGGCGCTGCTGCTCGTCGTGGCGGCGGCCATCGGGGTCTTTTTCCTGTGGCGTTTCCGTGACTATGCCTTCGCCGCCGTGCTGCTCTGGGCTTTTTACGGCGTCTACCTCGCCCGCCCCGAGGTGGGAACGGTCGTCCTCGGCGTGGCGCTGGCGGCGGGCCTGGTGCTGCTCGGCGGTCTGGGCGCGTTGCGGCGGCCCCGGGCAGCGCTGTAG
- a CDS encoding VOC family protein, which produces MTAPQFSPTSHLGSVTLLARDLSGLAAFYERLLGLSAAPVAGGVTLSAHGTPLLEIQAAPELPRAPVSRPGLYHTAFLLPTRADLGRWVAHAAGLGVGLGSGDHLVSEAFYLQDPEGNGIEVYADRPRESWTWQNGEVKMDTLAVDVPGVLAEAGITVDALQRGAVGAYAGAPAGTTLGHVHLKVGSAAEAAQFYRGALGLDVVSHFPGAAFLSWGGYHHHVGLNEWHTRGQGRPTAPAAGLGGFEVRTPDLAPLRERGGWEDLGDTLRRSDPWGNVITVREAAQN; this is translated from the coding sequence ATGACCGCCCCCCAGTTCTCCCCCACCTCGCACCTCGGCTCCGTGACTTTGCTCGCCCGTGACCTGAGCGGGCTCGCAGCGTTTTACGAGCGGCTGCTCGGCCTGAGCGCGGCGCCCGTCGCGGGGGGCGTGACCCTGAGCGCGCACGGCACGCCGCTGCTGGAGATCCAGGCCGCGCCCGAGCTGCCGCGTGCGCCGGTGAGCCGACCGGGGCTGTACCACACCGCTTTCCTGCTGCCGACCCGCGCCGACCTGGGCCGCTGGGTCGCGCACGCGGCGGGGCTCGGCGTGGGCCTGGGCAGCGGCGATCACCTCGTGAGCGAGGCGTTCTACCTGCAAGACCCCGAGGGCAACGGTATCGAGGTGTACGCCGACCGACCGCGTGAAAGCTGGACCTGGCAGAACGGCGAGGTGAAGATGGACACGCTGGCGGTGGACGTGCCGGGCGTGCTCGCCGAGGCCGGAATCACCGTGGACGCCCTCCAGCGCGGCGCGGTGGGCGCCTACGCGGGCGCTCCTGCCGGCACCACCCTCGGCCACGTCCACCTCAAGGTCGGCAGCGCCGCCGAGGCCGCGCAGTTCTACCGGGGGGCGTTGGGGCTCGACGTGGTGTCGCATTTCCCGGGCGCCGCCTTCCTCTCCTGGGGCGGCTACCACCACCACGTCGGCCTCAACGAGTGGCACACGCGCGGGCAGGGCCGGCCCACGGCGCCAGCTGCCGGCCTCGGCGGGTTCGAGGTGCGGACGCCCGACCTCGCGCCGCTGCGCGAACGGGGCGGCTGGGAGGACCTCGGGGACACCCTGCGGCGCTCCGATCCCTGGGGCAACGTGATCACCGTGCGGGAGGCGGCGCAGAACTGA
- a CDS encoding peroxidase-related enzyme, translated as MTTPPSRLSWIRVPTEAEAPEGVKKLWAKSEANMGFTPNVFRAQALNGEQFLAWWNYFNLLVNKEGQLSNAERELLAVVVSGLNRCTYCEVSHGAALRFFSGEPLKADTAAINWRHADLSPRERVLCAYAEKLTRRPDEMTEADLGPLREVGLSDEAILEVVQVIAMFNMTNRVSSALGFVPNPEYHTQSR; from the coding sequence ATGACCACCCCCCCAAGTCGCCTGTCCTGGATTCGCGTTCCCACCGAGGCCGAGGCCCCCGAGGGCGTGAAAAAGCTCTGGGCGAAGTCGGAAGCCAACATGGGCTTTACCCCCAACGTGTTCCGGGCACAGGCGCTCAATGGCGAGCAGTTTCTGGCGTGGTGGAACTACTTCAACCTGCTCGTGAACAAAGAAGGCCAGCTCTCCAACGCCGAGCGCGAACTGCTCGCGGTGGTTGTGAGCGGGCTCAACCGCTGCACCTACTGCGAGGTCAGCCACGGCGCCGCGCTGCGCTTTTTTTCCGGCGAGCCGCTCAAGGCCGACACCGCCGCGATCAACTGGCGCCACGCCGATCTCAGCCCGCGCGAGCGGGTGCTGTGCGCCTACGCCGAGAAGCTGACCCGCCGCCCCGACGAGATGACCGAGGCCGACCTCGGCCCGCTGCGCGAGGTCGGCCTGAGCGACGAGGCGATTCTCGAAGTCGTGCAGGTGATCGCCATGTTCAACATGACCAACCGCGTGAGCAGCGCGCTCGGCTTCGTTCCCAACCCCGAGTACCACACCCAGAGCCGCTGA
- a CDS encoding anthranilate synthase component II: MTPTPAPLRLLLIDNYDSFTYNLVQYFGELGAELTVWRSDAFTLDDVRRLNPDAIVVSPGPCTPNEAGRSVEVIRELGPHYPLLGVCLGHQSIGQAFGARVERARRPVHGKTSALRHTGEDLFTGLPEDVRVTRYHSLVVRGLPEELVATAWTTDPDEEVVMALRHRDFPVYGVQFHPESVATQEGLAMLKNFLNVVRGHRGAA, from the coding sequence ATGACGCCCACCCCCGCTCCGCTGCGGCTGCTCCTGATCGACAACTACGACTCGTTTACCTACAACCTCGTGCAGTATTTCGGCGAACTCGGCGCCGAACTCACCGTGTGGCGCAGTGACGCCTTTACGCTGGACGACGTGCGGCGGCTCAATCCCGACGCCATCGTGGTGTCGCCCGGTCCCTGCACGCCGAACGAGGCGGGGCGCAGCGTGGAGGTGATCCGCGAGCTCGGGCCGCACTACCCTCTGCTCGGTGTGTGCCTCGGGCACCAGAGCATCGGGCAGGCGTTCGGGGCGCGGGTGGAGCGGGCGCGGCGGCCCGTCCACGGCAAGACGAGTGCGCTGCGGCACACGGGCGAGGACCTCTTTACGGGCCTGCCGGAAGACGTGCGGGTCACGCGCTACCACTCGCTCGTGGTGCGGGGGCTGCCGGAGGAACTCGTGGCGACCGCCTGGACCACCGACCCCGACGAGGAGGTGGTGATGGCGCTGCGTCACCGCGACTTTCCGGTCTACGGCGTGCAGTTCCATCCCGAGAGTGTGGCAACGCAGGAGGGGCTGGCGATGCTGAAGAATTTCCTGAACGTGGTGCGCGGTCACCGGGGCGCGGCATGA